Genomic DNA from Buchnera aphidicola (Hyperomyzus lactucae):
AATTTATTAAAATATTTAAAAAAATAAAATAATTAAAATAATATTATTTTATTCATAAATATATTACTGTATAACTAATTTTAGTCAATCAAAAAATATTATCTATTCATAAAAAATATTTAATTAATAAGAAAAAATATATGCATAAAAAAAATAATTTAAAAATAGGTATAATAATGGATTCTATTGAATCAATTAATATTAAAAAAGATTCAAGCTTTGCCATTTTACTAGAAGCTCAAAAAAGAAATCATATAATTCATTATATGGAAATGAATGATCTTTATTTAACTAACGGACATCCACATGCAAGAACACGTTTGATAAAATTAAAAAAAAATACAGAACAATGGTATAAAATTACTGAAGAAAAAGATATTTCTTTAGGTGAGCTAGACGTTATTTTAATGCGGAAAGATCCTCCATTTAATACTGAATTTATTTATTCAACATACATTCTAGAACGTGCAGAAGAAAAAGGTGTATTAGTTATTAATAAGCCTCAAAGCTTGAGAGATTGTAATGAAAAAATGTTTATATCATGGTTTCCTGAAGTAACGACTAATACTTTAGTGACAAGAAATTTTTTTAAGATAAAAGAATTTTGGAAAAAACATCAAGATATTATAATCAAACCATTAGATGGAATGGGAGGTGCTAATATTTTTAGGATTAAAAAAGATGATCCTAATTTTTCAGTAATCGTTGAAACAATGACAGATTATGAAAAAAAATATTGTATGATTCAAAGTTATTTACCAGAAGTAAAATTTGGTGATAAAAGAATTTTAATTGTAGATGGAAAAACTATACCTTGGTGTTTAGCAAGAATTCCACTAATTGGGGAAACGAGAGCTAATTTAGCTGTGGGAGGAAAAGGTAAAATACAAAAACTAAGTAAAAAAGATTGGGAAATAGCTAATTATTTAGCTCCTTTTTTAAAAAAAAGAGGTTTAATTCTCGTCGGATTAGATATTATCGGAAATAAATTAACAGAAATCAATGTTACAAGTCCAACATGCATTTGTGAAATTGAATCAAAAAAAAATATTTCTATTACTGGTATGTTATTAGATTACATCGAAAAAAAAATATTATAACAGAGTATATAAAATGATATTACTTTCATTTGATTTTGGTATAAAAAAAATTGGAGTAGCAGTAGGAGAAAATATTATTAAAAAAGGAAGACCTTTAAAGGTCTTAAATGCTCATAATGGAAATCCAAACTGGGATATTATAAAAAATTTAATTCAATACTGGCAACCTCAATATATTATTGTTGGTTTTCCATTAAATATAAATGGTACAAAACAAGAAATAACTGATAAATCAGAAAAATTTGCTAATTTACTACAATATAAATTTAATATTATTGTAAAAATGCATGATGAACGTTTAACTACTGTAGAAGCTAAATCCATGATTTTTAAACAAGGCGGCTTTAAAGCATTAAAAAAAGAAAAAATTCATTCTTTTGCCGCTGTAATTATATTAGAAAGTTGGCTTAATGAGAATATAGTTTAAAATTTAGTCATATTTTAGATATAAATTTTCAAAAAGAGAAAAAAATGAATTATATTGATGTAAATTTTAAACTTTTAAAAAAAAATATAAAAAATATTATTAGTGAAAACAATCTGGTTATAAAAAAAATTAAAATAATAGCCGTTAGCAAAAACCAAAATGTTGATATTATTAAAAAAGCAATATTATCAGGAATAAATAATTTTGGAGAAAATTACGTACAGGAGAGCATTGTAAAAATAAAAGAACTAAAAAAATATACAAATATAACTTGGCATTTCATTGGTAAAATACAATCTAATAAAACAAAAATAATTGCTCAATATTTTGATTGGTGTCAAACTATTGATCAAGAAAAAACTGCCATTTTATTAAATCAACATCGACCTAAAAACTTTATTCCAATAAACGTATTAATACAAATTAATATTTCTAAAGAATTAAATAAAAATGGTGTAAATAATGTAGAAGACTGTTATGAACTAGCAGAAAAAATCTCTTTAATGCCTCATCTTAATTTAAGAGGAATTATGGCAATGCCTGAAATACAAAAAGATTTTACTAAAAATGAAAATCAATACAAAAAAATAAAAATTATCTTTAATAAATTGAAAAAAAAATACACATCAATAGACACCCTATCATTAGGGACAAGTGATGATATAAAAGAATCATTACTAGCTACAAGTAATATGATAAGAATTGGAAGAAATATTTTTCATAAATAAAATTTTAAAAAACAAGACTTTAAAAAAGATAAAAATATCATGTTTATATCTCCCCAAATAAGTTTATATATTCACATTCCGTGGTGCTTGAAAAAATGCGGATATTGTGATTTTCATTCCTATGTAAGTCAAAGCATTATTCCTGAACAACAATATATTGAACATTTATTAAAAGATTTAGAAAAAGATCTATCTCTAGTTGATTATAGAGAAATAAATACTATTTTTATTGGAGGTGGAACACCTAGTTTGCTCCAAAGTCAATCTATAGAAAAATTACTGAATGGTATAAAAAAAAGAAGTATAGTTTCTAAAATTGCAGAAATTAGTATAGAAGCTAATCCAAAAAAATTAGAATACAAACGTTTTATTAATTATAAAAAATCTGGAATTAATCGTTTTTCTATAGGTGTTCAAACATTTAATTCAAATTTATTAAGAAAAATAGAACGTACATATAATTACAAGGAAATAATAGATGCTATTAAAGCATCACAAAAAAACAATTATAATCTAAATCTAGATTTAATGTATGGTTTACCTGATCAGTTGTTGGAAGATGCATTATCAGATTTACGATATGCCATTCAATATTCTCCATCTCATATATCATGGTATCAACTCACTATAGAACCCAACACTCCTTTTTATGCAAGAAAAATTAAACTACCTAATGAAGATATAATTTTTAAAATGCTAAATAAAGGAGATAGTTTATTAAAAAAAGCAGGATATAAAAAATATGAAATATCTTCTTATTCAAAAGAAAATTACCAGTGTCAACATAATTTAAATTATTGGAATTTTGGAGACTATATAGGAATAGGATGCGGTGCTCATGGAAAAATTACTCAAAAAAATGGAAAAATTATTAGAACGCTTAAAAATAAAAACATGAATGATTTTTTAAATGGTAACTATCTAAATTCTATAAACATTATTTCTGATAAAGAGAAAATATTTGAATATTTTATGAATGTTTTTAGATTATACCAGCCTGTTTTTAAAAAACATTTCAGAGAAAAAACCAATATAAACGAAATGGTTATAGAAAAAAATATTGAAATAGCAATAAAAGAAGGATTTTTAATAAATACAATAGATTATTGGGATACGACAAAAAAGGGAAAATTATTTTTAAATTCATTATTAGAAATTTTTTTAAATTAAATGTAAAATATTATTCTTTTAATTGAAACATTAAATCAAAAATTTTATTACCTTGAAGACATCCTTTCTTTTCAAATTTAGTAATCTCACGAAAGATGGGGCGTTTAATAAACGTATTGTTTTTAGATAAATTTTTATATTTTTCAATGTTTTTAATTTCATCTAATATATAATAAGCATATTCTTCTGAATCAGTAGCAATGTGTAATATACCACTAATAATTAATTTCTTTGCAATTTTTTCTAAAAAACTACTTTTCAAAAGTCTTCTTTTATGATGACGTTTTTTATTCCACGGATCTGGAAAAAAAATTTGTACCTTTGATAAAGTACGATCTGAAATCATAGTATTGATGACTTCAATTGCATCATGATAAATAATCCTTAAATTATTAATTTTAGAAGAATAAGCAAAATGTAAACAAGAACCTATTCCTGATTTATATACTTCTATTCCTAAAAAATTTTTATTAGGAAATTTTACTGCATTTTTAACTAAAGATTTACCTGAACCAAAACCAATTTCTAACACAATTGGAGCCTTATAATTATCAAATATAGATATTAAGCTTAATGGTTTTAACTGAAAATCAATCCCTATTAATGACCAATATTTTTGAATGGCTTGTAATTGAGCTCTAGTAATACGACCTTTTCGACATACAAAACTACGAATCTGACGTAAAAAAGTACCATTATGATTATATTTCGGTATTAAAATGTTGTTTCTCATATTTTTTTATTTTTTATTTAAAATGAATGGAATATTTATAGAATATTACCTAAACAAGATTAGTTTTTTTAAGAAAATATCTATAAAACTTATTTTATTTTTTGTAAAATGGTTAAACTATAATGACAATATATTTTTTTTCACAGCTTGTTCTCAACTGGTACCATGAAAATGGTAGAAAAAACTTACCATGGCAGATAAACAAAACATTGTACACTGTATGGATATCTGAAATTATGTTACAACAAACTAAAGTCAAATCTGTTATTCCATATTTTAAAAAATTTATATTAAATTTTCCAAACATAAAATCTATAAATGATAGCAATGTAGATAAAATTTTACATTTATGGAGCGGTCTTGGATATTATAGTAGAGCCAGAAATATTTATAAATCAGCACAAATAATTAAAAAAAAACATCAAGGAATATTTCCTAGTCATTTTTCAGATGTAATCAAATTACCAGGAATAGGGAGATCTACAGCAGGAGCTATTTTATCTTTATCATTAAATTTTTTTTATCCTATTTTAGACGGAAATGTAAAAAGAATTTTAATCCGCTACAATGGTATCATTGGATATTTGCAAGATAGAACAATAGAAAAAACATTATGGAATATAATTAAAATAATTACTCCAGTACATAATACTGGAAAATTTAATCAAGCCATGATGGATATAGGATCAAAGATTTGTCTCCCTAAACAACCTAAATGTAATGTTTGTCCATTAAATCAAAAGTGTATTGCTAGATTAGAAGAAAACTGGGAAAAGTATCCTATAAAAAAGATAAAAAAAACATGCCCTAAAAGAATATCTTGGTTTATTATCATCGAATTTAAAAATACTTTTTGGGTGGAAAAAAACATCACAAATAAGCTTTGGAATAATTTATTTTGTTTTCCCAGATTTGATAATGAAATTTTAGCTTTAAATTGGATAAAAGAAAAAAAAATTAATACAAAAAAAAATGAAAAAATAACACCTTTTTCTCATACATTTAGTCATTTTATCTTAGATATTCATCCAATTTTAATTAAATTATCTTGTATGTCAAATTTTTATGAAAAAAATAATATAGGTCTTTGGTATAATTTACAAAATCCTCAAAATATAGGATTACCTCGACCAGTACAAAAAATAATTGAAATGTTCAAAAAAAATGCTTTAAAAAGAAAGGAGTATGAGAAACAATGAAACGTATGATTTTTTGCACCTTTTTAAATAAAAAATCTGAAGGTCAAGATTTTCAATGTTATCCAGGTGAATTAGGGAAAAAAATATACAATGAAATTTCTAAGAAAGCATGGAAAAAATGGCTGATAAAACAAACTATTTTGATCAACGAAAACAAGCTTAATATGTTTAAATGTGAAGATCGTAAAAAAATAGAAAAATACATGATATTATTTTTATTTCAAAAATAGTGCTATTTTATATCAAAAAATTCTATTATTATATTTAACAACTTTATGCTAACAAAATATATTAATTATTAAATAAAAAAAATTTTGCACAGTGCTTATATTTGATTCTGGAGCAGGTGGACTATCTGTACTCAAAATAATAAAAAAATTTTTTCCTAATATTCATTATATTTATATATTAGATAATGAAGCATTTCCTTATGGAAATAAAAAAGAAGTCTTTCTTATCGAAAGAAGTATAAAGATCATTAATAAAATTAAAAAAAAATACCCTATTAACATAGTAGTGATAGCTTGTAATACATTGAGTACTTTAGCTTTGTCAGATTTGAGAAAAACATTTAATTTTCCTATTATGGGAATTTTCCCCGCAATAAAAGATGCGGAAAAAATAACAAAAAATAAAATTATTGGTTTAATAGCAACTAAAGCAACAATTAACTCTTCTTATATTAGAAATATAATATACAAAAAATCTGGGGGTAATATTATAAAAACAATAGGTACAAATAAATTAGCTTTAATGGCTGAAAAGAAAATTAGAGGTATTAAAGTTTCAAAAATAGAATTAAAAAATATTTTTAAACCATGGGTTAATTTACAAGTACAACCTGATACAATTATATTAGGCTGTACTCATTTTTTATTATTAAAAAAAGAAATTAAAAAAACTTTAAATAAACAATCTGTTTTTTTTGTTGATTCAACAAAACACACAATATTTCAGATCAAAAATTATTTTCAAAAAATCAATTTTGATCAAAAAATAAAAAGTAATATTTTTTTTTATTCACAAAAAGATAAAGAATTAAAGGAATTAATATTATTTTTACAAAAATATCAATTTAAAAAAATTAAACACATTGATTTAAATTAATACTTTCATAATATAATTTTTGATATTTTTTTAATACATAATCTAATAATTTTCTAAGTAATGTTGTTTTTTTAATATTAGAAGAATTTTCTTTTAATAAACATTCAATCTTTTTTTGATATTCTTTTAAAGAAAATGGATTTAAAATTTTAAAACAATGTTTTAACCATATTTTTTTTTCATTTTTTTCTAGTGTTTCGTAAAAATTACGAGCACGATAACGAAACAACAAAGTCTTTAAACGAGGATCATTAAAATCAAAAGAAAAATTTTTTAAAAAACATGGTTTACTATCTCT
This window encodes:
- the hemW gene encoding radical SAM family heme chaperone HemW — encoded protein: MFISPQISLYIHIPWCLKKCGYCDFHSYVSQSIIPEQQYIEHLLKDLEKDLSLVDYREINTIFIGGGTPSLLQSQSIEKLLNGIKKRSIVSKIAEISIEANPKKLEYKRFINYKKSGINRFSIGVQTFNSNLLRKIERTYNYKEIIDAIKASQKNNYNLNLDLMYGLPDQLLEDALSDLRYAIQYSPSHISWYQLTIEPNTPFYARKIKLPNEDIIFKMLNKGDSLLKKAGYKKYEISSYSKENYQCQHNLNYWNFGDYIGIGCGAHGKITQKNGKIIRTLKNKNMNDFLNGNYLNSINIISDKEKIFEYFMNVFRLYQPVFKKHFREKTNINEMVIEKNIEIAIKEGFLINTIDYWDTTKKGKLFLNSLLEIFLN
- the gshB gene encoding glutathione synthase, translating into MHKKNNLKIGIIMDSIESINIKKDSSFAILLEAQKRNHIIHYMEMNDLYLTNGHPHARTRLIKLKKNTEQWYKITEEKDISLGELDVILMRKDPPFNTEFIYSTYILERAEEKGVLVINKPQSLRDCNEKMFISWFPEVTTNTLVTRNFFKIKEFWKKHQDIIIKPLDGMGGANIFRIKKDDPNFSVIVETMTDYEKKYCMIQSYLPEVKFGDKRILIVDGKTIPWCLARIPLIGETRANLAVGGKGKIQKLSKKDWEIANYLAPFLKKRGLILVGLDIIGNKLTEINVTSPTCICEIESKKNISITGMLLDYIEKKIL
- a CDS encoding oxidative damage protection protein, translated to MKRMIFCTFLNKKSEGQDFQCYPGELGKKIYNEISKKAWKKWLIKQTILINENKLNMFKCEDRKKIEKYMILFLFQK
- the trmB gene encoding tRNA (guanosine(46)-N7)-methyltransferase TrmB, whose product is MRNNILIPKYNHNGTFLRQIRSFVCRKGRITRAQLQAIQKYWSLIGIDFQLKPLSLISIFDNYKAPIVLEIGFGSGKSLVKNAVKFPNKNFLGIEVYKSGIGSCLHFAYSSKINNLRIIYHDAIEVINTMISDRTLSKVQIFFPDPWNKKRHHKRRLLKSSFLEKIAKKLIISGILHIATDSEEYAYYILDEIKNIEKYKNLSKNNTFIKRPIFREITKFEKKGCLQGNKIFDLMFQLKE
- the mutY gene encoding A/G-specific adenine glycosylase yields the protein MTIYFFSQLVLNWYHENGRKNLPWQINKTLYTVWISEIMLQQTKVKSVIPYFKKFILNFPNIKSINDSNVDKILHLWSGLGYYSRARNIYKSAQIIKKKHQGIFPSHFSDVIKLPGIGRSTAGAILSLSLNFFYPILDGNVKRILIRYNGIIGYLQDRTIEKTLWNIIKIITPVHNTGKFNQAMMDIGSKICLPKQPKCNVCPLNQKCIARLEENWEKYPIKKIKKTCPKRISWFIIIEFKNTFWVEKNITNKLWNNLFCFPRFDNEILALNWIKEKKINTKKNEKITPFSHTFSHFILDIHPILIKLSCMSNFYEKNNIGLWYNLQNPQNIGLPRPVQKIIEMFKKNALKRKEYEKQ
- a CDS encoding YggS family pyridoxal phosphate-dependent enzyme, producing the protein MNYIDVNFKLLKKNIKNIISENNLVIKKIKIIAVSKNQNVDIIKKAILSGINNFGENYVQESIVKIKELKKYTNITWHFIGKIQSNKTKIIAQYFDWCQTIDQEKTAILLNQHRPKNFIPINVLIQINISKELNKNGVNNVEDCYELAEKISLMPHLNLRGIMAMPEIQKDFTKNENQYKKIKIIFNKLKKKYTSIDTLSLGTSDDIKESLLATSNMIRIGRNIFHK
- the murI gene encoding glutamate racemase, with product MLIFDSGAGGLSVLKIIKKFFPNIHYIYILDNEAFPYGNKKEVFLIERSIKIINKIKKKYPINIVVIACNTLSTLALSDLRKTFNFPIMGIFPAIKDAEKITKNKIIGLIATKATINSSYIRNIIYKKSGGNIIKTIGTNKLALMAEKKIRGIKVSKIELKNIFKPWVNLQVQPDTIILGCTHFLLLKKEIKKTLNKQSVFFVDSTKHTIFQIKNYFQKINFDQKIKSNIFFYSQKDKELKELILFLQKYQFKKIKHIDLN
- the ruvX gene encoding Holliday junction resolvase RuvX, translated to MILLSFDFGIKKIGVAVGENIIKKGRPLKVLNAHNGNPNWDIIKNLIQYWQPQYIIVGFPLNINGTKQEITDKSEKFANLLQYKFNIIVKMHDERLTTVEAKSMIFKQGGFKALKKEKIHSFAAVIILESWLNENIV